A stretch of Pseudomonas sp. LS.1a DNA encodes these proteins:
- a CDS encoding glutaredoxin family protein gives MLPECQLFGTLGCHLCEVAEAVLMPFVDHGLLVELVDIAENEALFERYGLIIPVLRRCDNGGELHWPFDAEQVVAFLAQ, from the coding sequence ATGCTGCCTGAATGCCAACTGTTCGGTACCCTCGGCTGCCACCTGTGTGAAGTGGCCGAGGCGGTGCTGATGCCCTTCGTCGATCATGGCCTGCTGGTGGAGCTGGTCGACATTGCCGAGAACGAAGCCCTGTTCGAGCGCTATGGCCTGATCATTCCCGTGCTGCGCCGCTGTGACAACGGCGGCGAACTGCACTGGCCGTTCGATGCCGAACAGGTGGTGGCGTTTCTCGCGCAGTAA
- a CDS encoding ammonium transporter: MENMHSAMDSLVHGSNTLFILMGAILVLAMHAGFAFLEVGTVRYKNQVNALSKILSDFAISALVYFLIGYWIAYGVNFLQPAAALAADHGYALVKCFFLLTFAAAIPAIISGGIAERARFVPQLCATALIVAFIYPFFEGVVWNGNLGVQAWLQARFGAPFHDFAGSVVVHAMGGWLALAAVLLLGARRGRYRDGRLVAFAPSSIPFLALGSWILIIGWFGFNVMSAQTLQGVSGLVAINSLMAMVGGTLSALLAGRNDPGFLHNGPLAGLVAVCAGSDLMHPIGALATGLVAGALFVWTFTAAQNRWKIDDVLGVWPLHGLCGVWGGIACGVFGQEALGGMGGVSLVSQLLGSLMGVLVALAGGFAVYGTIRALHGLRLSHEQEFQGADLSLHRIGATSQD, from the coding sequence ATGGAAAACATGCACAGCGCGATGGACTCCCTGGTCCACGGTTCCAACACCCTGTTCATTCTCATGGGTGCCATTCTGGTGCTGGCCATGCATGCCGGCTTCGCGTTTCTCGAAGTGGGCACGGTACGCTACAAGAACCAGGTCAACGCCTTGTCGAAGATCCTCAGCGACTTCGCCATCTCGGCTTTGGTGTACTTCCTCATCGGCTACTGGATCGCCTACGGGGTCAACTTCTTGCAGCCAGCGGCAGCGCTGGCGGCCGACCATGGCTATGCGCTGGTCAAGTGCTTCTTCCTGCTGACCTTCGCCGCGGCGATTCCGGCAATCATCTCCGGGGGCATCGCCGAGCGGGCGCGCTTTGTGCCGCAACTGTGTGCCACGGCGTTGATCGTGGCGTTCATTTACCCGTTCTTCGAGGGTGTGGTGTGGAACGGCAACCTGGGCGTACAGGCCTGGTTGCAGGCACGCTTCGGCGCGCCGTTCCATGACTTTGCCGGTTCGGTGGTGGTGCATGCCATGGGCGGCTGGCTGGCGCTGGCGGCGGTGCTGCTGCTGGGCGCTCGCCGTGGGCGCTACCGTGATGGTCGGCTGGTGGCGTTTGCGCCGTCGAGCATTCCCTTCCTGGCATTGGGGTCGTGGATCCTGATCATCGGCTGGTTTGGCTTCAACGTCATGAGTGCCCAGACCCTGCAGGGCGTCAGCGGCCTGGTGGCGATCAACTCGCTGATGGCCATGGTCGGTGGCACCCTGTCGGCCTTGCTGGCCGGGCGTAACGACCCGGGCTTCCTGCATAACGGGCCGCTGGCCGGGCTGGTGGCAGTGTGTGCCGGCTCCGACCTGATGCACCCGATCGGTGCGCTGGCTACCGGTCTGGTGGCGGGCGCGCTGTTTGTCTGGACCTTCACTGCGGCACAGAACCGCTGGAAGATCGACGATGTGCTGGGCGTGTGGCCGTTGCATGGCCTGTGCGGCGTATGGGGGGGCATTGCCTGCGGCGTGTTCGGCCAGGAGGCCCTGGGCGGCATGGGCGGCGTCAGTCTGGTCAGCCAGTTGCTGGGCAGCCTGATGGGCGTGCTGGTGGCATTGGCCGGTGGTTTCGCCGTCTACGGTACGATCCGCGCGCTGCATGGCCTGCGCTTGAGCCATGAGCAGGAGTTCCAGGGCGCAGACCTGTCGCTACACCGGATCGGCGCGACCAGCCAGGATTGA